DNA from Desulfuromonas sp. AOP6:
GTGCCCGCCAGTATGCCCTGGATGCTTGCAGGGTCGGCGGGACGAACGGGCCTGGTGGACCAGGCGGTGGGCCATACGGTTTCGGCAGGTAGAGAAGCTGTGGGCCAACTGCAGGCTGCGGCGCGGGTCACCATAGATTTTCCAGAGGCGCTGGCAGCTGAAGGGGAGAGAGACCCAACCCATGAAGGCGGCCACATCCTTGAGGGGATAACCGAGAAAAACCCCAATTTCATGGGGAAATCCCCGGCCAGCCTGCAGGCGCGCCCCTAACTCGGCGAGAACGCTGTCTTTGTCCAAGGGGGCTTGGTAGCCAGCCCGGCGCAGCACGGCCATGACGTTGGGACGGGAGAGGAGGGCGGTGAAAGCCTCGTCCCGGTAAACCAGCAGGAGCAGGGACTCACCGCGGTCGATCATGACGCTGGGCGTAAGGCCGCTGTCGACCAGCAGGTTGTCACCATATTTTTTCCAGAGCAGATAGAGATTGCGGCCGCAGGGTTGCGGTCGGTTGACCACGTTGATGAGGTTGGCCGGCTTGACGCCGTCCAGGATTTCGGCGGTCTCCAGCGCCATGAACGCCGCGATGCAGGCGCGTTCATCAATGAAGAGGGGGGCCAGTTGGCCCCAGCCGAGCTGTTTTGAATCGTGAATGGCTGCTGCAGACATGAAATACCTCCATGCAATGAATTCTGTGCTGTGGGGAGCCGGCCACGACTTTGAGACTACGGCAATGGCAGTATTTGAGTCAAGATAAAAATGAAAACCGTTTTCAACAAAAGGAGTGGCTCTGCATTGATCGGGGTTTGATAAGGTGTGTTGCAGAAAATTCGCCGGGGAAAATGGACTTCGTGATGATCTTCCGGGATACCCTTGCACTGTTGCCGAAAAAGATTAGAGTTTTATGAACTGTAATTTTGCGAGAGGAGGAGAGGTTGAAATACGTCTTTTCCGGACTGTTCTGGATTGGGGTCTATCTGGCGCTGGTGATGGCGCCGCTGCTGGTGCTCCTGCTTGGTCCGATGCCTGCCGGCAGCGGTTTCTGGTGGGATTTATCCCTTGCCCTGGGCTTTGCCGGTACGGCCATGATGGGTACTCTTTTCGTGCAGACGGCCCGCTTTCGCCGACCCTCCGCTCCTTTTGGCATCGATATCGTCTACTATTTTCACCGGCAGAGTGCGTTGGCGGCCTTCCTGTTTATTCTGGCCCATCCTGTCGTACTGCTGTGGCGGGAGCCGCCCCTGTGGGCCTTCTTTCGCCCCGGCCTGGCACCCTGGCACTTCTGGGCAGGCGTGGCGTCTCTGCTGGCCCTCAGCCTGCTGCTGATCAGTTCCCTCTGGCGCAAACCGCTGAGTATCGATTACGATCGCTGGCGTCTGGGCCATGCGCTGCTGGCCGTCCTGGCTCTTGGTCTGGCCATTGGCCATATTGTGGGGGTTGGACATTACGCCGCCGCACCCTGGACCAAAGTTCTCTGGGGAGTGATCTCCCTTTCCTGTCTGCTGCTGCTGGTCACCGTGCGCATTATCAGGCCGGCCATGCTGCTGCGCCGTCCCTACCGGGTTACGGGCGTGAGCGCCGAGCGGGGAGAGGCCTGGACGCTGCAGGTCGTTCCCGCGGGGCACGACGGTTTCAGCTTCCTGCCCGGTCAGTTCGCCTGGATCACCCTCGGGGCTTCCCCTTTCGCGCTCAAAGAGCATCCCTTCTCCATCGCCTCCAGTTCTGAAAAGGCGGCCGAGCTCCACTTCACCATCAAGGAACTGGGGGACTTCACCAGCCGCATCAAGGAGGTCGAGGTCGGGACGCCGGTCTACGTGGATGGTCCCTATGGCTGTTTCAGCCTTGACCGGCAGCCGGCAAGCAGCTATGTCTTTGTCGCCGGCGGCATCGGCATCGCCCCTATCATGGGCATGCTGCGCACGCTGGCGGATCGAGGCGATCGCCGTCCGCTACTGCTGTTGTACGCCTATAATACCTGGGATCGTCTGACCTTCCGGGAAGAGCTGGAGGCATTGCGGGACCGCCTCAATCTCCGGCTTGTCTTTGTGTTGAACGATCCCCCGCCCGATTGGCAGGGGGAGGAGGGGCTGCTCACCAGGGATCTGCTTCTGCGCCATGTGCCGCAGCCCCTGACGGCAGCGGAGTATTTCATTTGCGGGCCGGTGGCGATGATCCACATCGCGGAAAAATATCTGCATGAATTGGGCGTCCCCCTGGGGCAGCTTCATTCCGAACTCTTCGATCTGGTCTGAGTCAGGTAAAGGAGGGCATCGATGCGACTTTTGCTGGCCAAGCTGCTGGCCTGGACGACGGGGGGGATCATTCTGATTCTGGCCGGGGTCTTCGCCCTGTCGCAGAACGGCTGATCTTTTCCTTTAGCCTCGTTTGCCGGGGACATTCTGTTTGATCTTCGCCGGGCTCCTGTCTATGATACGGGGACGCAGGGCTCGATCTTCGCGCTCTTTCGACGTACAAACCTCTTCTTTATTCGAAAAACGGCACCCTCTTTATGCAGATTCTGCGTAGCGAAGCGATCATTCTGCGCCATGTCGATTATGGTGAAGCGGACAGGATCGTGACCTTCTATACGCCCGAGCTGGGACTGCTCAAAGGTTTTGCCCGCAGCGCCCGTCGCAGCCGCAAGCGCTTTGGACCGGCTCTGGAGCCTTTTGCACAGGTGATGATGCACTGGAGCCCGCCGGGGCGCGGGCAGCTCCTGTCCCTGAAGGAGGCGGAACTGCTCGACCTTCACGCCGGCCTGCGTACAGATCTGTTGGCGCTGGCCTTGGCGGGATATGGCTGTGAGCTGGTGGAAGAGTTGCAGGGGGAAGAATCGGGGCACCCGCGGGTTTACGGGCTGCTGCGGGCTTTTCTGGGACATCTTGCCACTTCTGGAGGCTCGCCGGAGGCCCGGCTCCTCTTCGAGTTGAGGTTGCTGGAACTGGCCGGCTATATCCCGCATCTGCTGCACTGCTCCGAGTGCATGGAGACCTTGCGCACAGAGACCGTCTATTTTGAAGCCGCCCGCGGTGGGAGTCTCTGTGCCCTTTGCGAGGGAGGGCGTGGCAGCCTGAAGGTCAGTCTGCTGACGCTGGGAACCCTGTCCCGCATTCTGCGCGCCCCCCTGGAAAGTTTCGAGGGCTATCGCCTGAGCGAGCATACGCTGGTGCAGGCGGAGGCGATGCTCACCTCGGCCATTGGTCCCCATCTGCATCACCGGCTCAAGTCGCTGGTTTTTCTGCAGCAAGTCGGGGGTCGCAACGGCTGAAGCCTTGCACCGGAGCTCCTGTCGCATCTCGGAATTGCCCAGAAATTGCCTTGACAGGCTTGGGGCCAGGGGCTAAAATTCTGCTTTTTGAATTTGTATACAGTATACCTGTAAACAGGCCCTGAAGAGTGGGCGCCAACTGTTTTTACTGCCTGGAGGCATCGTGACTTTTCAAGATCTCATTCTTTCCCTGCAGAACTACTGGGCCAAGCAAGGCTGTATTATTCAGCAGCCCTACGACATGGAAAAAGGGGCTGGTACGTTCAACCCGGCCACTTTTCTGCGCGTACTGGGGCCCGAGCCCTGGAAGGTGGCTTACGTAGAGCCGTCCCGCCGTCCCACCGACGGCCGCTACGGTGAAAACCCCAATCGCCTGCAGCACTATTACCAGTTTCAGGTCATCATGAAGCCCTCGCCCCTGAATATTCAGGAGCTCTACCTCGATTCGCTCAAGAGCTTCGGCCTCAACCCTTCGCAGCACGACATCCGCTTCGTCGAGGACGACTGGGAATCACCGACGCTGGGCGCCTGGGGGCTGGGCTGGGAAGTGTGGCTCGACGGCATGGAAATCACGCAGTTTACCTACTTCCAGCAGGCCGGCGGTATCGATCTCAAACCC
Protein-coding regions in this window:
- a CDS encoding DUF3793 family protein; its protein translation is MSAAAIHDSKQLGWGQLAPLFIDERACIAAFMALETAEILDGVKPANLINVVNRPQPCGRNLYLLWKKYGDNLLVDSGLTPSVMIDRGESLLLLVYRDEAFTALLSRPNVMAVLRRAGYQAPLDKDSVLAELGARLQAGRGFPHEIGVFLGYPLKDVAAFMGWVSLPFSCQRLWKIYGDPRRSLQLAHSFSTCRNRMAHRLVHQARSSRRPCKHPGHTGGHPFLCATN
- a CDS encoding ferric reductase-like transmembrane domain-containing protein, producing MKYVFSGLFWIGVYLALVMAPLLVLLLGPMPAGSGFWWDLSLALGFAGTAMMGTLFVQTARFRRPSAPFGIDIVYYFHRQSALAAFLFILAHPVVLLWREPPLWAFFRPGLAPWHFWAGVASLLALSLLLISSLWRKPLSIDYDRWRLGHALLAVLALGLAIGHIVGVGHYAAAPWTKVLWGVISLSCLLLLVTVRIIRPAMLLRRPYRVTGVSAERGEAWTLQVVPAGHDGFSFLPGQFAWITLGASPFALKEHPFSIASSSEKAAELHFTIKELGDFTSRIKEVEVGTPVYVDGPYGCFSLDRQPASSYVFVAGGIGIAPIMGMLRTLADRGDRRPLLLLYAYNTWDRLTFREELEALRDRLNLRLVFVLNDPPPDWQGEEGLLTRDLLLRHVPQPLTAAEYFICGPVAMIHIAEKYLHELGVPLGQLHSELFDLV
- the recO gene encoding DNA repair protein RecO, whose product is MQILRSEAIILRHVDYGEADRIVTFYTPELGLLKGFARSARRSRKRFGPALEPFAQVMMHWSPPGRGQLLSLKEAELLDLHAGLRTDLLALALAGYGCELVEELQGEESGHPRVYGLLRAFLGHLATSGGSPEARLLFELRLLELAGYIPHLLHCSECMETLRTETVYFEAARGGSLCALCEGGRGSLKVSLLTLGTLSRILRAPLESFEGYRLSEHTLVQAEAMLTSAIGPHLHHRLKSLVFLQQVGGRNG
- the glyQ gene encoding glycine--tRNA ligase subunit alpha; the encoded protein is MTFQDLILSLQNYWAKQGCIIQQPYDMEKGAGTFNPATFLRVLGPEPWKVAYVEPSRRPTDGRYGENPNRLQHYYQFQVIMKPSPLNIQELYLDSLKSFGLNPSQHDIRFVEDDWESPTLGAWGLGWEVWLDGMEITQFTYFQQAGGIDLKPISGEITYGCERIAMYLQGVDNVYDLEWVKGVKYGDVHHQSEVEFSTYNFEEADVDMLLNLFTMYEKECIRLAQRGLVLPAYDYVMKCSHAFNMLDARGAISVTERASYIGRVRNVARLCAEGYVAQREKLGFPLLKK